In the Centroberyx gerrardi isolate f3 chromosome 9, fCenGer3.hap1.cur.20231027, whole genome shotgun sequence genome, one interval contains:
- the LOC139912855 gene encoding aquaporin-4-like isoform X2, translated as MTAFKGIWTQEFWRCVGAEFLAMLIFVLLSLGSTINWGAVEEQPHPPDLVLISLCFGLSIATLVQCFGHISGAHINPAVTAAMVVTRKLSLAKAVFYLLAQCLGAVVGAAILYGVTPTSVRGGMGVTTVNTSISVGHALVVELFITFQLVFTVFATCDPKRNDLNGSSALAIGLSVTIGHLFAIPYTGASMNPARSFGPAMVTWYWENHWVYWVGPSLGGALAAALYEYLFCPDPELKKRYSEAFSKTPFSSTKYREVQATAKEPLFTIMDVERREREVSGEVLSSV; from the exons ATGACCGCCTTCAAGGGCATCTGGACCCAGGAGTTTTGGCGCTGCGTGGGTGCCGAGTTCCTCGCCATGCTCATCTTTGTCCTGCTCAGCCTCGGTTCCACCATCAACTGGGGGGCAGTCGAGGAGCAGCCCCACCCCCCCGACCTGGTGCTCATCTCGCTCTGCTTTGGCCTGAGTATTGCCACTCTGGTGCAGTGCTTCGGCCACATCAGCGGTGCTCATATCAACCCGGCTGTCACGGCGGCCATGGTGGTGACCAGGAAGCTTAGTCTGGCCAAGGCTGTCTTCTACCTGCTGGCCCAATGCCTGGGGGCTGTAGTGGGGGCTGCCATCCTCTACGGGGTCACCCCAACCTCTGTCAGGGGTGGCATGGGGGTCACCACG GTGAACACTAGCATCTCTGTGGGTCACGCCCTGGTTGTTGAACTCTTCATCACCTTCCAGCTGGTCTTCACTGTGTTTGCTACCTGTGACCCCAAACGTAATGACCTGAATGGTTCATCTGCTTTGGCTATCGGCCTGTCTGTGACTATAGGCCACCTGTTTGCT ATTCCCTACACTGGAGCCAGTATGAACCCAGCCCGATCCTTCGGCCCGGCCATGGTCACCTGGTACTGGGAAAACCACTGG GTGTACTGGGTGGGTCCGTCGCTGGGCGGAGCTCTGGCTGCAGCCCTGTATGAATACCTGTTCTGTCCAGACCCAGAGCTGAAGAAACGCTATTCCGAAGCCTTTTCCAAGACGCCCTTCTCCTCCACCAAGTACCGCGAGGTCCAGGCTACCGCCAAAGAGCCCCTCTTCACCATCATGGACGTGGAGAGA agggagagggaggtatCAGGGGAGGTGTTGTCCTCTGTATGA
- the LOC139912855 gene encoding aquaporin-4-like isoform X1 — MTAFKGIWTQEFWRCVGAEFLAMLIFVLLSLGSTINWGAVEEQPHPPDLVLISLCFGLSIATLVQCFGHISGAHINPAVTAAMVVTRKLSLAKAVFYLLAQCLGAVVGAAILYGVTPTSVRGGMGVTTVNTSISVGHALVVELFITFQLVFTVFATCDPKRNDLNGSSALAIGLSVTIGHLFAIPYTGASMNPARSFGPAMVTWYWENHWVYWVGPSLGGALAAALYEYLFCPDPELKKRYSEAFSKTPFSSTKYREVQATAKEPLFTIMDVERAERKEREREREREREVSGEVLSSV, encoded by the exons ATGACCGCCTTCAAGGGCATCTGGACCCAGGAGTTTTGGCGCTGCGTGGGTGCCGAGTTCCTCGCCATGCTCATCTTTGTCCTGCTCAGCCTCGGTTCCACCATCAACTGGGGGGCAGTCGAGGAGCAGCCCCACCCCCCCGACCTGGTGCTCATCTCGCTCTGCTTTGGCCTGAGTATTGCCACTCTGGTGCAGTGCTTCGGCCACATCAGCGGTGCTCATATCAACCCGGCTGTCACGGCGGCCATGGTGGTGACCAGGAAGCTTAGTCTGGCCAAGGCTGTCTTCTACCTGCTGGCCCAATGCCTGGGGGCTGTAGTGGGGGCTGCCATCCTCTACGGGGTCACCCCAACCTCTGTCAGGGGTGGCATGGGGGTCACCACG GTGAACACTAGCATCTCTGTGGGTCACGCCCTGGTTGTTGAACTCTTCATCACCTTCCAGCTGGTCTTCACTGTGTTTGCTACCTGTGACCCCAAACGTAATGACCTGAATGGTTCATCTGCTTTGGCTATCGGCCTGTCTGTGACTATAGGCCACCTGTTTGCT ATTCCCTACACTGGAGCCAGTATGAACCCAGCCCGATCCTTCGGCCCGGCCATGGTCACCTGGTACTGGGAAAACCACTGG GTGTACTGGGTGGGTCCGTCGCTGGGCGGAGCTCTGGCTGCAGCCCTGTATGAATACCTGTTCTGTCCAGACCCAGAGCTGAAGAAACGCTATTCCGAAGCCTTTTCCAAGACGCCCTTCTCCTCCACCAAGTACCGCGAGGTCCAGGCTACCGCCAAAGAGCCCCTCTTCACCATCATGGACGTGGAGAGAGccgagaggaaggagagggagagggaaagggagagggagagggaggtatCAGGGGAGGTGTTGTCCTCTGTATGA